From Salarias fasciatus chromosome 12, fSalaFa1.1, whole genome shotgun sequence, the proteins below share one genomic window:
- the LOC115398157 gene encoding actin filament-associated protein 1-like 2 isoform X1, whose translation MDKQKVLARLIWDLQSFLSVLDSENLSYIAQAQKKSISELLSRLQGPESTVEDAEYMVMSCPSLSPSNELADSPGTDGVRSSELASDEEAPALPPLPPGGLRRHDEEEDTYEEAEPYVSSSLPAEGAESDSSHYESYGEDTDEGAEPVKDRAHYVQWSASQPCLRPAPEPSRLCSYLWRRKWLGQWAKQLFIVRGHDLLCYKCAPDLLPQLELNLRGSQIFYKQKNGKKIQHQLKVLPAGGDALVLGYSSSQQAEEWRRVMEELSVGVEVDTRSLSSLSKSEQRLSCRSSTVLTDSEEENPAAPCRSTADRGFLNVLMNCQWQSLRCQVEDGVLNMFAGAEPGAEPDPGAEPDRDPGKVLLSTRCGCRAARWRTGPTRRAPCGSH comes from the exons ATGGACAAGCAgaaag TTCTGGCCAGGCTGATCTGGGACCTTCAGTCCTTCCTGTCGGTTCTGGACTCGGAGAACCTGAGCTACATCGCTCAGGCGCAAAAGAAATCCatctcagagctgctgtccagaCTGCAGGGCCCCGAGAGCACAg tggaagATGCTGAGTACATGGTCATGAGCTGTCCATCGTTGTCTCCTAGCAACGAGCTGGCGGACTCACCGGGGACAG aCGGTGTGCGATCCTCTGAGCTGGCCTCAGACGAGGAG GCCCCcgccctgccccccctccccccagggGGGCTCAGACGCcacgacgaggaggaggacacgtACGAAGAGGCGGAGCCGTACGTGTCCTCGTCCCTCCCggcagagggggcggagtcagacaGCAGCCACTACGAGTCGTACGGCGAGGACACGGacgagggggcggagccggtGAAGGACAGGGCCCACTACGTCCAATGGAGCGCGTCGCAGCCGTGCCTGAGGCCCGCCCCCGAGCCGTCGCGCCTCTGCAGCTAcctgtggaggaggaagtggctcGGCCAGTGGGCCAAGCAGCTGTTCATCGTCAGGGGTCACGACCTGCTG TGCTATAAGTGTGCTCCGGACCTGCTGCCTCAGCTGGAACTGAACCTGCGCGGCTCTCAGATCTTCTACAAGCAGAAGAACGGCAAGAAGATCCAGCACCAGCTGAAGGttctgccagcagggggcgacgcGCTGGTCCTGGGCTACAGCAGCTCCCAGCAGGccgaggagtggaggagg gtgatggaggagctgagcgTCGGGGTGGAGGTGGACACTCGCAGTCTTTCCTCCCTCAGTAAGTCGGAGCAGCGTCTGTCCTGCCGG tccagcACGGTCCTGACCGACTCCGAAGAGGAGAAccctgctgctccctgcagaTCCACCGCCGACAGAG gcTTCCTGAACGTCCTGATGAACTGCCAGTGGCAGAGTCTGCGTTGCCAGGTGGAGGACGGCGTCCTCAACATGTTTgcgggggcggagccggggGCGGAGCCGGACCCGGGGGCGGAGCCGGACCGGGACCCGGGGAAGGTTCTCCTCAGTACACGGTGCGGCTGCAGGGCTGCGAGGTGGCGGACGGGCCCGACGCGCCGCGCTCCCTGCGGATCACACTGA
- the LOC115398157 gene encoding actin filament-associated protein 1-like 2 isoform X3 — MDKQKDGVRSSELASDEEAPALPPLPPGGLRRHDEEEDTYEEAEPYVSSSLPAEGAESDSSHYESYGEDTDEGAEPVKDRAHYVQWSASQPCLRPAPEPSRLCSYLWRRKWLGQWAKQLFIVRGHDLLCYKCAPDLLPQLELNLRGSQIFYKQKNGKKIQHQLKVLPAGGDALVLGYSSSQQAEEWRRVMEELSVGVEVDTRSLSSLSKSEQRLSCRSSTVLTDSEEENPAAPCRSTADRGFLNVLMNCQWQSLRCQVEDGVLNMFAGAEPGAEPDPGAEPDRDPGKVLLSTRCGCRAARWRTGPTRRAPCGSH; from the exons ATGGACAAGCAgaaag aCGGTGTGCGATCCTCTGAGCTGGCCTCAGACGAGGAG GCCCCcgccctgccccccctccccccagggGGGCTCAGACGCcacgacgaggaggaggacacgtACGAAGAGGCGGAGCCGTACGTGTCCTCGTCCCTCCCggcagagggggcggagtcagacaGCAGCCACTACGAGTCGTACGGCGAGGACACGGacgagggggcggagccggtGAAGGACAGGGCCCACTACGTCCAATGGAGCGCGTCGCAGCCGTGCCTGAGGCCCGCCCCCGAGCCGTCGCGCCTCTGCAGCTAcctgtggaggaggaagtggctcGGCCAGTGGGCCAAGCAGCTGTTCATCGTCAGGGGTCACGACCTGCTG TGCTATAAGTGTGCTCCGGACCTGCTGCCTCAGCTGGAACTGAACCTGCGCGGCTCTCAGATCTTCTACAAGCAGAAGAACGGCAAGAAGATCCAGCACCAGCTGAAGGttctgccagcagggggcgacgcGCTGGTCCTGGGCTACAGCAGCTCCCAGCAGGccgaggagtggaggagg gtgatggaggagctgagcgTCGGGGTGGAGGTGGACACTCGCAGTCTTTCCTCCCTCAGTAAGTCGGAGCAGCGTCTGTCCTGCCGG tccagcACGGTCCTGACCGACTCCGAAGAGGAGAAccctgctgctccctgcagaTCCACCGCCGACAGAG gcTTCCTGAACGTCCTGATGAACTGCCAGTGGCAGAGTCTGCGTTGCCAGGTGGAGGACGGCGTCCTCAACATGTTTgcgggggcggagccggggGCGGAGCCGGACCCGGGGGCGGAGCCGGACCGGGACCCGGGGAAGGTTCTCCTCAGTACACGGTGCGGCTGCAGGGCTGCGAGGTGGCGGACGGGCCCGACGCGCCGCGCTCCCTGCGGATCACACTGA
- the LOC115398157 gene encoding actin filament-associated protein 1-like 2 isoform X2, with protein sequence MDKQKVLARLIWDLQSFLSVLDSENLSYIAQAQKKSISELLSRLQGPESTVEDAEYMVMSCPSLSPSNELADSPGTDGVRSSELASDEEAPALPPLPPGGLRRHDEEEDTYEEAEPYVSSSLPAEGAESDSSHYESYGEDTDEGAEPVKDRAHYVQWSASQPCLRPAPEPSRLCSYLWRRKWLGQWAKQLFIVRGHDLLCYKCAPDLLPQLELNLRGSQIFYKQKNGKKIQHQLKVLPAGGDALVLGYSSSQQAEEWRRVMEELSVGVEVDTRSLSSLSKSEQRLSCRSSTVLTDSEEENPAAPCRSTADRGPGPGLGLMKFWRKPLLY encoded by the exons ATGGACAAGCAgaaag TTCTGGCCAGGCTGATCTGGGACCTTCAGTCCTTCCTGTCGGTTCTGGACTCGGAGAACCTGAGCTACATCGCTCAGGCGCAAAAGAAATCCatctcagagctgctgtccagaCTGCAGGGCCCCGAGAGCACAg tggaagATGCTGAGTACATGGTCATGAGCTGTCCATCGTTGTCTCCTAGCAACGAGCTGGCGGACTCACCGGGGACAG aCGGTGTGCGATCCTCTGAGCTGGCCTCAGACGAGGAG GCCCCcgccctgccccccctccccccagggGGGCTCAGACGCcacgacgaggaggaggacacgtACGAAGAGGCGGAGCCGTACGTGTCCTCGTCCCTCCCggcagagggggcggagtcagacaGCAGCCACTACGAGTCGTACGGCGAGGACACGGacgagggggcggagccggtGAAGGACAGGGCCCACTACGTCCAATGGAGCGCGTCGCAGCCGTGCCTGAGGCCCGCCCCCGAGCCGTCGCGCCTCTGCAGCTAcctgtggaggaggaagtggctcGGCCAGTGGGCCAAGCAGCTGTTCATCGTCAGGGGTCACGACCTGCTG TGCTATAAGTGTGCTCCGGACCTGCTGCCTCAGCTGGAACTGAACCTGCGCGGCTCTCAGATCTTCTACAAGCAGAAGAACGGCAAGAAGATCCAGCACCAGCTGAAGGttctgccagcagggggcgacgcGCTGGTCCTGGGCTACAGCAGCTCCCAGCAGGccgaggagtggaggagg gtgatggaggagctgagcgTCGGGGTGGAGGTGGACACTCGCAGTCTTTCCTCCCTCAGTAAGTCGGAGCAGCGTCTGTCCTGCCGG tccagcACGGTCCTGACCGACTCCGAAGAGGAGAAccctgctgctccctgcagaTCCACCGCCGACAGAG gacctggacctggactgggacTCATGAAGTTCTGGAGGAAACCTTTACTGTACTGA